Proteins from a genomic interval of Diaminobutyricimonas aerilata:
- a CDS encoding class I SAM-dependent methyltransferase: MAGDHYFSASPGSELHPRRIHVRLAGRDLAVTTASGVFSPDRVDTGTQVLLASVPAPPPGGHLLDLGCGWGPISLTLALDSPHATVWAVDVNERALDLVRRNAEELGITNVNAVTPADVPSDVSFMTVWSNPPIRVGKDELHSMLRTWLPRLQPGTDAWLVVARNLGSDSLHRWMQTEMADDVVVHRAATNKGYRVLRARRRG; the protein is encoded by the coding sequence ATGGCTGGTGACCACTACTTCTCGGCGTCGCCCGGGAGTGAGCTCCACCCTCGCCGGATCCACGTGCGCCTCGCCGGTCGCGACCTCGCCGTCACGACCGCCTCCGGGGTGTTCAGCCCCGACCGTGTGGATACGGGGACCCAGGTGCTGCTCGCATCCGTACCGGCGCCTCCCCCGGGCGGTCACCTGCTCGATCTGGGGTGCGGATGGGGGCCGATCAGTCTCACGCTCGCGCTCGACTCCCCGCACGCGACCGTGTGGGCGGTGGACGTGAACGAACGGGCACTCGACCTGGTGCGCCGCAACGCGGAGGAACTCGGCATCACCAATGTCAACGCCGTGACCCCCGCGGATGTTCCCTCCGACGTGTCGTTCATGACGGTGTGGTCGAATCCGCCGATCCGGGTGGGGAAGGACGAGCTCCACTCGATGCTGCGGACGTGGCTGCCGCGACTGCAACCGGGCACGGACGCCTGGCTCGTCGTCGCACGCAACCTCGGGTCCGATTCGTTGCACCGCTGGATGCAGACCGAGATGGCCGACGACGTCGTCGTGCATCGCGCCGCGACGAACAAGGGCTATCGCGTGCTGCGCGCCCGCCGGCGCGGCTGA
- the dapF gene encoding diaminopimelate epimerase codes for MTTIRFTKGHGTGNDFVLFTDAEGAVDLSPAQVAAVCDRHFGVGADGVLRAVRSESIPEGAAILAEEPDAEWFMDYRNADGSKAEMCGNGIRVFARYLLDNGLAELDPGGTLPIGTRSGVRDVIRSADGFQVDLGRWRLDGGEPLVRAKNLRVARPGLGIDVGNPHVVVALAGEDELESADLAYVPIVEPEPEHGANVEFVVPSDPLVTDGVGRIRMRVHERGSGETLSCGTGAAAAALATRHWAGRGAPDSWRVDVPGGSVGVRMFPAEDGEHVALSGPAEFVFEGELEV; via the coding sequence GTGACCACCATCCGCTTCACCAAGGGCCACGGCACGGGCAACGACTTCGTGCTGTTCACGGATGCGGAGGGTGCCGTCGACCTCTCCCCGGCTCAGGTCGCCGCCGTCTGCGATCGGCACTTCGGAGTCGGGGCCGACGGCGTGCTGCGGGCCGTGCGGTCCGAGAGCATTCCCGAGGGTGCGGCGATCCTCGCCGAGGAGCCCGACGCGGAGTGGTTCATGGACTACCGCAACGCCGACGGGAGCAAGGCCGAGATGTGCGGCAACGGCATCCGCGTCTTCGCCCGGTACCTGCTCGACAACGGCCTCGCCGAACTCGACCCCGGGGGCACCCTGCCGATCGGCACGCGCAGCGGCGTGCGTGACGTCATCCGCAGCGCCGACGGATTCCAGGTCGACCTCGGACGCTGGCGGCTCGACGGCGGCGAGCCGCTCGTACGGGCCAAGAATCTGCGGGTCGCCCGCCCCGGGCTCGGCATCGACGTGGGCAATCCCCATGTCGTCGTCGCGCTCGCCGGTGAAGACGAGCTCGAGTCCGCCGATCTCGCCTATGTGCCGATCGTCGAGCCGGAGCCGGAGCACGGTGCCAACGTCGAGTTCGTCGTGCCGAGCGACCCACTCGTGACCGACGGGGTCGGCCGGATCCGTATGCGGGTGCACGAGCGGGGCAGCGGCGAGACGCTCAGCTGTGGCACCGGGGCCGCCGCGGCGGCGCTCGCGACCCGGCACTGGGCCGGTCGGGGAGCACCGGATTCGTGGCGTGTGGACGTGCCCGGAGGCAGCGTGGGCGTACGGATGTTCCCGGCGGAGGACGGCGAGCACGTCGCGTTGAGCGGACCGGCGGAGTTCGTCTTCGAGGGCGAACTCGAGGTGTGA
- the miaA gene encoding tRNA (adenosine(37)-N6)-dimethylallyltransferase MiaA — MPLVVIVGATGTGKSALALDLAERLQERGRATEIVNADAMQLYRGMDIGTAKLSVDERRGVPHHLLDVLEVTDDATVAAYQRDARAAIDAISGGGAVPILVGGSGLYVSSVVFDFEFPGTHPEARARLEAELEERGPGALHARLSALDPDAAAAIGPRNGRRLVRALEVIELTGRPFGAGLPDAQRPWRRTVFLGLEAERADLVPALDARVERMWAEGLVDEVAGLLPRGMSTTASRAIGYAQAAAQLDGRMTEAEAIAEAAALTRRYARRQVGWFRRYPDLHWIHWRDDERVDTALSLVLGPEAA; from the coding sequence GTGCCCCTCGTCGTCATCGTCGGTGCGACGGGCACCGGGAAGTCGGCGCTCGCCCTCGACCTCGCCGAGCGGCTGCAGGAGCGCGGGCGTGCGACGGAGATCGTCAATGCCGACGCGATGCAGCTCTACCGCGGCATGGACATCGGCACGGCGAAGCTCTCCGTCGACGAGCGTCGCGGTGTGCCGCACCATCTGCTCGACGTGCTCGAGGTCACCGACGACGCGACGGTCGCCGCGTACCAGCGCGATGCCCGCGCGGCGATCGACGCGATCTCCGGCGGCGGCGCCGTCCCCATCCTCGTCGGGGGTTCGGGCCTCTACGTCTCGAGCGTCGTGTTCGACTTCGAGTTCCCGGGCACGCACCCCGAGGCCCGCGCGCGCCTCGAAGCGGAACTCGAGGAGCGCGGACCGGGGGCCCTGCACGCGCGACTGAGCGCGCTCGATCCGGATGCGGCGGCCGCGATCGGCCCGCGCAACGGCCGGCGCCTCGTGCGCGCCCTGGAGGTCATCGAACTGACCGGGCGGCCGTTCGGCGCCGGGCTGCCGGACGCGCAGCGGCCCTGGCGCCGGACCGTGTTCCTCGGGCTCGAGGCCGAGCGGGCCGACCTCGTCCCCGCCCTCGATGCGCGCGTCGAGCGGATGTGGGCCGAGGGCCTCGTCGACGAGGTGGCCGGCCTGTTGCCGCGCGGGATGAGCACGACCGCGAGCCGCGCGATCGGCTACGCGCAGGCGGCCGCTCAACTGGACGGCCGGATGACCGAGGCGGAGGCGATCGCCGAGGCGGCGGCGCTCACGCGCCGGTACGCGCGCCGTCAGGTGGGCTGGTTCCGCCGCTACCCCGACCTGCACTGGATCCACTGGCGCGACGACGAGCGCGTCGACACGGCGCTGAGCCTGGTCCTCGGGCCCGAGGCCGCCTGA
- the miaB gene encoding tRNA (N6-isopentenyl adenosine(37)-C2)-methylthiotransferase MiaB: protein MSLTRPAHARTYQVRTYGCQMNVHDSERLSGSLEAAGYVRADDGDDADVVVINTCAVRENADNKLYGNLGHLAGKKRERDGMQIAVGGCLAQKDKSTILEKAPWVDVVFGTHNMGSLPTLLERARHNGEAQLEILESLETFPSTLPTRRESTYSGWVSISVGCNNTCTFCIVPALRGKEKDRRPGEILAEVQSLVDDGAIEVTLLGQNVNSYGVEFGDRLAFGKLLRSVGRIDGLERVRFTSPHPAAFTDDVIDAMAETPNVMPQLHMPLQSGSDRILRAMRRSYRSERFLGILDRVRARIPHAAISTDIIVGFPGETEEDFADTLRVVEQARFASAFTFQYSIRPGTPAATMDQQVPKEVVQERYERLTALQERISLEENQAVVGREVQILVATGEGKKDAETHRMSGRAEDSRLVHFEVPAGSPAPRPGDVVTATITHAAPFHLLADSDGAPLRVRRTRAGDAWDLAQAASCGVPAAPAGGQRAAVSLGLPLAVRPKEPARPAVSLGLPSVATVPIYDPADGERH, encoded by the coding sequence ATGAGCCTCACCCGCCCCGCCCACGCCCGCACCTACCAGGTGCGCACCTACGGGTGCCAGATGAACGTGCACGACAGTGAGCGACTCAGCGGCTCGCTCGAGGCGGCCGGATACGTGCGCGCCGACGACGGTGACGACGCCGACGTCGTCGTCATCAACACCTGCGCGGTGCGCGAGAACGCCGACAACAAGCTCTACGGCAACCTCGGCCACCTCGCGGGCAAGAAGCGCGAACGCGACGGCATGCAGATCGCCGTCGGCGGGTGCCTCGCGCAGAAGGACAAGTCGACCATCCTCGAGAAGGCGCCGTGGGTCGACGTCGTCTTCGGCACGCACAACATGGGCTCGCTGCCGACGCTCCTCGAACGCGCCCGGCACAACGGCGAGGCTCAACTGGAGATCCTCGAGTCCCTCGAGACGTTCCCCTCGACCCTCCCCACCCGACGCGAGTCCACCTACAGCGGCTGGGTGTCCATCTCGGTCGGCTGCAACAACACGTGCACGTTCTGCATCGTGCCGGCGCTGCGCGGCAAGGAGAAGGACCGTCGCCCCGGCGAGATCCTCGCCGAGGTGCAGTCGCTCGTCGACGACGGCGCGATCGAGGTCACGCTGCTCGGGCAGAACGTCAACTCCTACGGCGTCGAGTTCGGCGACCGCCTCGCGTTCGGCAAGCTCCTGCGCTCCGTCGGACGGATCGACGGCCTCGAGCGGGTGCGCTTCACGAGCCCGCACCCCGCCGCGTTCACCGACGACGTGATCGACGCGATGGCCGAGACCCCGAACGTCATGCCGCAACTGCACATGCCCCTGCAGTCCGGCTCCGACCGCATCCTGCGCGCGATGCGCCGCTCCTACCGCTCGGAACGCTTCCTCGGCATCCTCGACCGCGTGCGCGCCCGCATCCCGCACGCGGCGATCTCGACCGACATCATCGTCGGATTCCCGGGAGAGACCGAAGAGGACTTCGCCGACACCCTGCGGGTGGTCGAACAGGCGCGATTCGCGTCGGCGTTCACCTTCCAGTACTCCATCCGCCCCGGCACCCCCGCGGCGACGATGGACCAGCAGGTGCCGAAGGAGGTCGTGCAGGAACGCTACGAGCGCCTCACCGCCCTGCAGGAGCGCATCTCCCTCGAAGAGAACCAGGCCGTCGTGGGCCGTGAGGTCCAGATCCTCGTCGCGACGGGGGAGGGCAAGAAGGATGCGGAGACGCACCGCATGAGCGGTCGCGCCGAGGACTCCCGGCTCGTGCACTTCGAAGTGCCGGCCGGTTCGCCCGCACCCCGGCCCGGCGATGTCGTCACCGCGACGATCACGCACGCGGCCCCGTTCCACCTGCTCGCCGACTCCGACGGTGCTCCGCTGCGCGTGCGTCGCACCCGCGCGGGTGACGCGTGGGATCTCGCCCAAGCCGCCTCGTGCGGCGTGCCCGCCGCGCCCGCGGGTGGGCAGCGGGCGGCGGTGTCGCTCGGCCTGCCGCTCGCGGTACGTCCGAAGGAGCCCGCGCGGCCCGCCGTCTCGCTCGGACTCCCGAGCGTCGCGACCGTGCCGATCTACGACCCGGCCGACGGCGAGCGACACTGA
- a CDS encoding regulatory protein RecX, protein MSDSEGGLAPVTYLPGVRPPTGRRLPRFEDLGGADDVPTETAEPTASSGRRGRGSQSRERPTGGRGLSRRRADAGSDAESDAEDGVLDPEKARRRAENVSMHALTRRGQSTHELRRALTAKGLPTEIVDEELERLTRVGLLDDDALAETLVRTLSERKGLGRRALAAELGRRGLPTPSIESALAVLDDDSEREAAVDLARTRARQFHGLDREVAVRRLTGYLMRKGYSGDVLRAAVDAALPRAGSVRFE, encoded by the coding sequence ATGTCCGACTCCGAGGGAGGACTCGCGCCGGTCACCTACCTGCCCGGTGTGCGTCCTCCCACGGGTCGTCGACTGCCCCGCTTCGAAGACCTCGGCGGCGCTGACGACGTCCCGACGGAGACGGCCGAACCGACCGCGTCGAGCGGTCGTCGCGGGCGCGGCAGCCAGTCCAGGGAACGTCCCACCGGCGGACGCGGTCTGTCGCGCCGTCGCGCCGATGCCGGCTCGGATGCCGAGTCCGACGCGGAGGACGGTGTTCTCGACCCCGAGAAGGCCCGCCGCCGCGCCGAGAATGTGAGCATGCACGCGCTCACCCGGCGCGGTCAATCCACCCACGAGCTGCGCCGGGCGCTCACAGCCAAGGGCCTGCCGACCGAGATCGTCGACGAGGAACTCGAACGGCTCACCCGAGTGGGACTGCTCGACGACGACGCGCTCGCCGAGACGCTCGTCCGCACGCTGAGCGAGCGGAAGGGACTCGGACGGCGTGCCCTCGCCGCCGAGCTCGGTCGGCGCGGCCTGCCCACCCCGAGCATCGAGTCGGCCCTCGCGGTACTCGACGACGACTCCGAACGGGAGGCCGCCGTCGATCTCGCCCGCACCCGCGCGCGGCAGTTCCACGGCCTGGACCGCGAGGTCGCCGTGCGCCGCCTCACCGGCTACCTCATGCGCAAGGGATACTCCGGCGACGTGCTGCGTGCGGCCGTCGACGCCGCGCTGCCGCGGGCCGGGAGCGTGCGGTTCGAGTGA
- the recA gene encoding recombinase RecA has translation MPSPADREKALETALAQIDRQFGKGTVMRLGSDERAPVAVIPTGSIALDVALGIGGLPKGRIVEIYGPESSGKTTLTLHAIANAQRAGGIAAFIDAEHALDPEYAKKLGVDIDSLLVSQPDTGEQALEIADMLVRSGSIDLIVIDSVAALVPRAEIEGEMGDSHVGLQARLMSQALRKLTGGLNQTQTTMIFINQLREKIGVFFGSPETTAGGKALKFYASVRLDIRRIETLKDGAEAVGNRTRVKVVKNKMAPPFKQAEFDILYGIGISREGSLIDFGVEHEIVRKSGAWYTYDGDQLGQGKENARRFLLENPDIASEIETKILTKLGIGAAGAAAAAPNVESIETKLAARKGA, from the coding sequence ATGCCATCACCAGCAGACCGCGAGAAGGCCCTCGAGACCGCACTCGCGCAGATCGACCGCCAATTCGGCAAGGGCACCGTCATGCGCCTCGGCAGTGACGAACGCGCTCCCGTCGCCGTCATCCCGACCGGCTCGATCGCGCTCGACGTCGCGCTCGGGATCGGAGGCCTGCCCAAGGGGCGCATCGTCGAGATCTACGGACCGGAGTCCTCCGGTAAGACGACGCTCACGCTGCACGCGATCGCGAACGCCCAGCGCGCCGGCGGCATCGCCGCCTTCATCGACGCGGAGCACGCGCTCGACCCCGAGTACGCCAAGAAGCTCGGCGTCGACATCGACTCGCTCCTCGTGTCGCAGCCCGACACGGGTGAGCAGGCCCTCGAGATCGCGGACATGCTCGTCCGCTCCGGCTCGATCGACCTCATCGTGATCGACTCGGTCGCGGCGCTCGTGCCCCGCGCCGAGATCGAGGGCGAGATGGGCGACTCCCACGTGGGTCTCCAGGCGCGCCTCATGTCGCAGGCGCTGCGCAAGCTCACCGGTGGTCTCAACCAGACGCAGACCACGATGATCTTCATCAACCAGCTGCGCGAGAAGATCGGTGTGTTCTTCGGCAGCCCGGAGACGACCGCCGGTGGTAAGGCGCTCAAGTTCTACGCGTCGGTGCGCCTCGACATCCGCCGCATCGAGACCCTCAAGGACGGCGCGGAGGCGGTCGGAAACCGCACGCGCGTCAAGGTGGTCAAGAACAAGATGGCTCCGCCCTTCAAGCAGGCCGAGTTCGACATCCTGTACGGCATCGGCATCTCCCGTGAGGGCAGCCTGATCGACTTCGGCGTCGAGCACGAGATCGTGCGCAAGTCCGGGGCCTGGTACACCTACGACGGCGACCAGCTCGGTCAGGGCAAGGAGAACGCCCGACGCTTCCTCTTGGAGAACCCCGACATCGCGTCGGAGATCGAGACGAAGATCCTGACCAAGCTCGGCATCGGAGCCGCCGGTGCGGCGGCCGCCGCCCCGAACGTCGAATCGATCGAGACGAAGCTCGCGGCCCGCAAGGGCGCGTGA
- a CDS encoding DUF3046 domain-containing protein translates to MRVSEFRQAVTDEFGEGYGRVLMADLVLSELGGRTAQEALAAGVAPREVWLALCRAKDVPRERWHGVGVRRPR, encoded by the coding sequence ATGCGCGTGAGCGAGTTCCGTCAGGCCGTCACCGATGAGTTCGGTGAGGGGTACGGTCGCGTCCTGATGGCCGATCTCGTGCTCTCCGAGCTCGGCGGCCGCACGGCGCAGGAGGCGCTCGCGGCGGGGGTCGCGCCGCGTGAGGTGTGGCTGGCGCTCTGCCGCGCCAAGGACGTGCCGCGTGAGCGCTGGCACGGGGTGGGCGTGCGGCGCCCCCGCTGA